TCGAGTCGCTGGCCCAGGGCGTCTCCGGTGTCGGGCGCGCGCTGCGCGACGGACTGCGCGGACACGACGCGCTCAACGCGGGCATGCCGGAGCGTCTTGTCGTGGCATCCGATGTCACAGAGGCCCGCCACCACCTGCCCGGCGCCGAGAACCCCAGCGTGATCGAGCTGCGTCAGGGCGGCGGCTTCGCGCGCACCCTTTCGGTGGATTCCGCGCTCGCGGCGTTCGTCGGAGCCTGTGACGGAGAGCTGACGGTCGCGCAGATCGTGGGCGCGCTCGCGGACCTGTTCGAGGTGCCGCTCCCCGAACTCTGGGCCGACCTCGAACCGCGGATCCGCGCGCTCGTCGTCGACGGATTCCTCGCCGCGGAGTAGACGGCCGGGGAATAGTCCGAGCCTTCATGCGTTCGCATAGAACATGAAGGCATTCGGATTCCTCTCGTTCGGGCACTACGGCAACGTGCAGGGTTCGCTGACGCGTACCGCCGGAGACATGCTGAAGCAGACCATCGAGATCGCCGAGGGCGCCGATGAGATCGGTGTCAATGGCGCGTACGTACGTGTGCACCACTGGGCGAAGCAGGCAGCATCCCCGATGCCCCTCCTGTCGGCCATGGCAGCACGCACGAAGCGCATCGAGGTCGGCACCGGCGTGATCGACATGCGCTACGAGAACCCGTTCCAGTTCGCCGAGGAGGCCGCAGCCCTCGACTACATCGCCGACGGCCGGATCGCCCTCGGTGTGAGCCGCGGTTCACCTGAGACCGCGCTGCGCGGGTACGAGACCTTCGGCTTCGAGGACGCGGACGACAAGGAGCGCGGCAGCGTGCTCGCCCGCGAGAAGTTCGACCTGTTCCTTCGCGCGATCGAGGGAGAGCGGTTCGCGCCCGGTGACCCCCGGATGGTCGGAGCCGGTCAGTACCTGCCGGTTGAGCCGCACTCCCCGGGATTGCGGGAGCGGATCTGGTGGGGTTCCGGATCGAGTGCGACCGCGGGTGAGACGGGCCGTCAGGGACTCAACATGATGAGTTCGACGCTCGTCACCGAGGCGACCGGCGAGCCATTCCACGTGCTGCAGCGGAAGCAGATCGACATCTTCCGTGCCGCGTTCAAGGAGGCGGGCCACACCCGGCGTCCCCGCGTCTCGGTGAGCCGGAGCGTCTTCCCGCTGATCAGCGACAAAGACCGCGCCTACTTCGGTTTGCGCAATGCCGAGAACGGCGATCAGATCGGCGTGATCGACGGGCTGCGCTCGACCTTCGGGAAGACCTATGCGGCGGAACCCGATGAGCTGATCCGGCAGCTGCGCGAGGACGAGGCGGTCATGGCCGCAGACACACTCATGCTCACGATTCCGAACCAGCTCGGGCCCGAGTACAACCTGCATGTGCTCGAGTCGTTCGCGAAGTACGTCGCACCAGAACTCG
The DNA window shown above is from Microbacterium keratanolyticum and carries:
- a CDS encoding LLM class flavin-dependent oxidoreductase, with amino-acid sequence MKAFGFLSFGHYGNVQGSLTRTAGDMLKQTIEIAEGADEIGVNGAYVRVHHWAKQAASPMPLLSAMAARTKRIEVGTGVIDMRYENPFQFAEEAAALDYIADGRIALGVSRGSPETALRGYETFGFEDADDKERGSVLAREKFDLFLRAIEGERFAPGDPRMVGAGQYLPVEPHSPGLRERIWWGSGSSATAGETGRQGLNMMSSTLVTEATGEPFHVLQRKQIDIFRAAFKEAGHTRRPRVSVSRSVFPLISDKDRAYFGLRNAENGDQIGVIDGLRSTFGKTYAAEPDELIRQLREDEAVMAADTLMLTIPNQLGPEYNLHVLESFAKYVAPELGWKPNTEGPVQGDAVP